In the genome of Deinococcus fonticola, the window GCGCCTTGCCGCTTCCTTTTGACGTGAGGCTCTTCAAGTACTGCTCCTGCTCAGCACTCAGCACGACCGCATACTGAATTGGGCGTCCCATAGGCTAAGTATTATAATTTCTAGAACGCTGTACTAGGACGCTTGGTGGTGCCGATGTCGGCGGCGGGCAATTCGCCGCTCTTGATAGCCTCATACACCCGCTGCCGTGGAAGGCCAAAGTGCTTGATGACCTCGCTCACGCGCATCCATTCTTTTCTTGGTACTGTCATTTTTTCTCCTGCTGTAAGAGCAGCCACGTTGGGCTGACTAAGGCTGGATAAATGACGGTGTCTATGGTGACGTGAGTTGTCAACTGACTGGAACAGCCCAGCGCACATTCGAGAAACCGGACGGAAAACAGAATCTGATTCCTACCACGGCCTAATTACCGACACCGACATACTTTCCAGCGCACGATTGCCTGAACTGAATCGTTTTGCTGTTAGGAATGTCGGTAATCGGT includes:
- a CDS encoding helix-turn-helix domain-containing protein, coding for MTVPRKEWMRVSEVIKHFGLPRQRVYEAIKSGELPAADIGTTKRPSTAF